Proteins from a single region of Butyrivibrio fibrisolvens:
- a CDS encoding SGNH/GDSL hydrolase family protein: MKILFIGNSHTYMNDMPELTRQMIELATGETAEVFMLAYSARSLKWHMGEEYFSERFNILHGGYDYLVIQEQAHPMTDESDTITYTDRLVELCKKVNTKPIIFETWAEKAKPENQAEMNRRYTELAKKENALLAPIGEIWTEVSSELKDRADADLYWRDGAHASAVGDYLIAMALTKLITGKLPPEDFVKSYDFTRPDTDWFPVKENVDEEIVEIPSDVSKVIRKYVEEKIR; encoded by the coding sequence ATGAAAATTCTATTTATCGGCAACAGCCACACTTACATGAATGATATGCCGGAGCTTACAAGGCAGATGATAGAACTTGCTACTGGAGAGACTGCAGAAGTATTCATGCTGGCATATTCCGCAAGATCACTTAAATGGCATATGGGAGAAGAGTATTTCTCAGAGCGTTTCAATATACTTCATGGCGGATATGACTATCTTGTGATCCAGGAGCAGGCACATCCTATGACGGATGAATCTGATACCATCACTTATACAGACAGACTTGTGGAACTGTGCAAGAAAGTTAATACAAAGCCTATCATTTTTGAGACTTGGGCAGAGAAAGCAAAGCCTGAAAATCAGGCAGAGATGAACCGCAGATATACAGAGCTTGCAAAAAAGGAAAATGCCTTGCTTGCACCTATTGGTGAGATATGGACTGAAGTAAGCAGTGAGCTTAAAGATAGAGCTGATGCAGACTTGTATTGGAGAGATGGAGCGCATGCTTCAGCTGTTGGTGATTACCTTATAGCAATGGCACTTACAAAGCTGATCACAGGTAAACTTCCACCTGAAGATTTTGTGAAGTCTTACGACTTTACACGTCCAGATACAGACTGGTTCCCGGTAAAAGAGAATGTGGATGAAGAAATAGTTGAGATTCCAAGTGATGTTTCGAAAGTTATCAGGAAATATGTTGAAGAAAAAATAAGATGA
- a CDS encoding 2-phosphosulfolactate phosphatase, giving the protein MNIQILELIDGAQKAKGLTVIIDVFRAFTVECYLFDKGAAKVYPIGKLEEAIELKKQNPSYVLFGERHGKKQEGCDYGNSPYQLLPGDFEGKTIIHTTSAGTQGIVNATDASEIITGSLVNAKAVAAYIKSKNPENVSIVAMGLAGKESSEEDLLAAQYIKSLILEEDFDIEGRIAHLKDHGASKFFNPDTQDVFPKEDYPLCVDINKFPFVLKVSKENDRLTITKESI; this is encoded by the coding sequence ATGAATATACAGATTTTAGAACTGATAGATGGAGCGCAGAAAGCCAAAGGGCTTACTGTTATCATAGATGTATTCCGAGCCTTCACTGTTGAATGCTATCTTTTTGATAAAGGTGCAGCCAAGGTATATCCAATTGGTAAACTCGAAGAAGCCATTGAGCTTAAAAAGCAGAATCCATCTTATGTTCTTTTTGGAGAACGCCATGGCAAAAAGCAGGAAGGCTGCGATTATGGTAATTCACCTTACCAGCTTCTGCCTGGAGATTTTGAAGGAAAGACCATCATACATACAACAAGCGCCGGCACTCAGGGAATCGTGAATGCAACAGACGCTTCTGAAATAATTACAGGATCTTTAGTTAATGCAAAAGCTGTCGCAGCTTACATTAAATCTAAAAATCCTGAAAACGTATCTATTGTAGCTATGGGACTTGCAGGCAAGGAAAGTTCTGAAGAAGATCTTCTTGCTGCTCAGTATATTAAGTCTCTTATTCTTGAAGAAGACTTTGATATAGAAGGAAGGATCGCACACCTCAAGGATCACGGAGCTTCTAAGTTCTTCAACCCTGATACACAGGACGTTTTCCCAAAAGAAGACTATCCATTGTGCGTTGATATTAACAAATTTCCATTTGTATTAAAAGTTTCAAAAGAAAATGACAGACTTACTATCACAAAAGAAAGTATTTAA
- a CDS encoding alpha-L-arabinofuranosidase C-terminal domain-containing protein produces the protein MSKDAKITIHPQFKTGEISRRLFSTFLEPIGTMVNGTMFNPKHPTADEEGFRTDVIEALKKTGMPAVRLPGGNFVSGWDWKNSIGPKEDRKVVLDPAWYQYYTNEVGHDEYLSWAEKVGTEPMYTINLGTGDIRDAMAIVEYTNHKDTSYWAELRRKNGHDKPYGVKTWYLGNEMDGPWQLGSWEKDPRGYGNRTNEVSKVVKWIDPSIETAVCGSSAPFMEHFPRWDEEVLEQCYESVDYLSVHHYHVAPPGDLKALLGGSLYYEDFINTEVALCDLVASKLRSPKKVMISFDEYGSMQRPLSPLNPGYGPHNMYRCHYVFNPDRKYIMHDPDNMEERRFPGSEMIHALSMASIQLALLRHADRVKIGCMTGGLGALCASDHDHVWKSASFYPFTHLLEYAKGIALNTAVESETFDIPGYAIDDNSQYPTKEGVPYIDAASAFDEENGRVAIFVININDKDEYPLTIDASGFEGYDSVSHVAMFTEDLEKGNSFDDPDVIKPVNVDNVTISDGKVKTYVKPLSWNVIILEKSKN, from the coding sequence ATGAGCAAAGACGCAAAGATCACGATTCATCCACAGTTTAAAACAGGTGAGATAAGCAGGAGACTTTTTAGTACTTTCCTTGAGCCGATAGGAACAATGGTCAACGGTACAATGTTTAATCCAAAGCACCCTACAGCAGACGAAGAGGGCTTTAGAACTGATGTTATAGAAGCACTCAAAAAGACAGGAATGCCTGCTGTAAGACTTCCTGGCGGTAACTTTGTATCAGGCTGGGATTGGAAGAATTCAATTGGGCCCAAGGAAGACAGAAAGGTTGTTCTTGATCCTGCGTGGTATCAGTATTACACCAACGAGGTAGGCCATGACGAGTATCTTAGCTGGGCTGAGAAGGTTGGAACTGAGCCTATGTATACAATAAACCTTGGAACAGGTGATATTCGCGATGCCATGGCAATAGTGGAATACACCAATCATAAGGATACAAGCTACTGGGCAGAACTTAGAAGAAAGAATGGACACGATAAGCCATACGGCGTTAAGACCTGGTATCTTGGTAATGAGATGGACGGCCCATGGCAGCTTGGATCATGGGAGAAGGATCCAAGAGGATATGGTAACCGTACTAATGAAGTATCCAAGGTTGTAAAGTGGATCGATCCATCAATAGAGACAGCAGTGTGCGGATCATCTGCACCTTTCATGGAACACTTCCCAAGATGGGATGAGGAAGTTCTTGAGCAGTGCTATGAATCAGTTGATTATCTTTCAGTACATCATTACCACGTAGCACCTCCCGGAGACCTGAAGGCGCTTCTTGGAGGATCTCTTTATTACGAAGATTTCATCAACACAGAAGTTGCACTTTGCGACCTTGTGGCATCTAAGCTCCGCTCACCTAAGAAGGTCATGATCTCTTTTGACGAATATGGATCAATGCAGCGTCCGCTCTCACCTCTTAATCCGGGATACGGACCTCACAACATGTACAGATGTCACTATGTCTTCAACCCTGACAGAAAGTACATCATGCACGATCCTGACAATATGGAAGAAAGAAGATTCCCTGGAAGTGAGATGATCCATGCACTTTCTATGGCTTCAATCCAGTTGGCTCTTCTTCGTCATGCTGACAGAGTCAAGATCGGATGTATGACAGGAGGCCTTGGAGCACTCTGTGCTTCTGATCACGATCATGTATGGAAGTCAGCTTCATTCTATCCATTTACACATCTTCTTGAGTATGCAAAAGGTATAGCTCTTAATACTGCAGTTGAGAGTGAGACCTTTGATATACCTGGTTATGCTATTGATGATAATTCTCAATACCCGACCAAGGAAGGTGTACCTTATATCGACGCAGCTTCAGCATTTGACGAGGAAAATGGCCGCGTAGCTATCTTTGTTATAAATATAAACGATAAGGATGAGTACCCTTTGACTATAGACGCATCGGGCTTTGAAGGTTATGATAGTGTAAGTCATGTTGCGATGTTTACTGAGGATCTGGAAAAAGGAAACTCTTTTGACGATCCGGATGTGATCAAACCTGTAAACGTGGATAACGTGACAATCAGTGACGGCAAAGTTAAAACATACGTTAAGCCTCTTTCCTGGAACGTGATCATCTTGGAAAAAAGTAAAAATTGA
- a CDS encoding PHP domain-containing protein — translation MKAGSEQYKYKYEVHMHTLQASACGRTDGRDYIAKFKELGYDGMIITDHFFRGNTRPSRSLPWSDYIDEFCSGYEAAKEEGDKQGIKVFFGWEENQHGDEYLIYGPDKEWLKAHPEIRDADHLEYLKLIHEAGGLVVQAHPFRARGYLSDIYLHPYQCDAMEACNNGNPENQDILAYNFCKDRGITMTSGTDLHFIDDLEGSCGGMLFEKPIETIFDYVNAIKSGKGFMPIIPENRKVMREDTVNELPMTLFDENNVGRSVELSDLF, via the coding sequence ATGAAAGCAGGATCAGAACAGTACAAGTACAAATACGAAGTACACATGCACACATTACAGGCAAGTGCATGCGGCAGGACAGATGGCAGGGACTATATAGCGAAATTTAAAGAGCTTGGATATGACGGAATGATCATTACAGATCACTTCTTTCGTGGCAACACAAGACCTTCCAGAAGTCTTCCCTGGTCTGATTATATCGATGAATTCTGCAGCGGATATGAGGCTGCCAAAGAAGAAGGCGACAAGCAGGGCATAAAGGTTTTCTTTGGCTGGGAGGAGAATCAGCACGGCGACGAATATCTGATATATGGTCCTGACAAAGAATGGCTCAAGGCTCATCCTGAGATCAGGGATGCAGATCACTTAGAGTATCTGAAACTCATCCACGAGGCAGGCGGTCTTGTAGTTCAGGCTCATCCCTTCAGGGCAAGAGGGTATCTTTCTGATATATATCTTCATCCATATCAGTGCGATGCTATGGAAGCTTGTAATAATGGCAATCCTGAAAATCAGGACATACTTGCTTATAACTTCTGTAAGGACAGAGGTATCACCATGACTTCCGGAACAGACCTTCACTTTATAGATGACCTTGAAGGGAGCTGTGGCGGAATGCTTTTTGAAAAGCCTATTGAGACTATCTTTGACTATGTTAACGCTATTAAATCAGGAAAAGGCTTTATGCCTATAATTCCTGAAAACAGAAAGGTAATGAGAGAAGATACAGTTAATGAGCTTCCGATGACTTTGTTTGATGAGAACAACGTGGGAAGAAGTGTTGAGCTTTCTGATCTTTTTTGA
- a CDS encoding glycoside hydrolase family 43 protein, which yields MSENIFVSRTNPIVKSIYTADPAPMVYGDTLYLYTTHDEDELVNDFYTMNDWRCFSTKDMVNWTDHGRIFSLDDIEWADARAWAPQCIERNGKFYLYCPVHKKDGGMAIAVGVADKPEGPFKDLGYPLVDEGDWNDIDPTVFIDDDGQAYLYFGNPELRYVLLNEDMISYDEKVGVVKIPMTEESFAKGSHMTGTTYGEGPWFYKRDGLYYMVYAAFAEGKNRNEHLAYSTSTSPTGPWVYGGVLMSEEEGGIFTNHPGICDFKGHSYLFYHTGDLPGGSLFHRSVCVAEFKYNEDGSISTVPMCDNIEEV from the coding sequence ATGTCAGAAAACATATTTGTTAGTAGAACAAATCCTATAGTAAAATCAATATATACAGCGGATCCCGCACCAATGGTGTACGGGGACACGCTTTATCTTTATACAACTCATGATGAAGATGAGCTTGTAAATGACTTCTATACAATGAATGACTGGAGATGCTTCTCCACAAAGGATATGGTCAACTGGACAGATCACGGCAGGATCTTTTCACTTGATGATATTGAATGGGCAGATGCAAGAGCATGGGCTCCTCAGTGTATAGAAAGAAACGGCAAGTTCTATCTGTACTGTCCTGTACATAAGAAGGATGGCGGCATGGCTATTGCTGTAGGCGTTGCTGATAAGCCGGAGGGTCCTTTTAAGGATCTTGGATATCCGCTTGTTGATGAAGGTGACTGGAATGATATCGATCCTACAGTATTTATCGATGATGACGGTCAGGCGTACCTTTACTTTGGTAATCCTGAGCTTCGCTACGTCCTTCTTAATGAGGATATGATCTCATATGATGAGAAGGTTGGCGTGGTTAAGATCCCTATGACAGAAGAATCTTTTGCCAAAGGAAGCCATATGACTGGAACTACCTATGGCGAGGGACCATGGTTCTACAAGAGAGATGGCCTTTACTACATGGTATATGCAGCATTTGCTGAGGGCAAAAACAGGAATGAGCATCTGGCATACTCAACTTCAACATCACCGACAGGTCCATGGGTATACGGCGGCGTTTTGATGAGCGAAGAAGAGGGCGGTATTTTTACTAACCACCCTGGCATCTGCGATTTTAAGGGGCATTCATATCTCTTTTACCATACAGGAGATCTTCCTGGGGGAAGCCTCTTCCACAGAAGCGTGTGCGTAGCTGAGTTTAAATATAACGAAGACGGGTCTATCAGCACTGTGCCTATGTGTGATAATATTGAGGAAGTTTGA
- a CDS encoding GNAT family N-acetyltransferase yields MSDSKEFLDRFEFRTIAENEIGQAINIEHTCFPPYEACSPENMTSRIKKAHDFFLVAVDKETGKIAGFLNGIATDETEFKDEFFTDAGNHDDKGANIMICGLDVLPGYQMKGLARELVRRYQIRERERGRKSLVLTCLDNKVPMYKKFGFEDKGISGSVWAGEEWHEMICVL; encoded by the coding sequence ATGAGCGACAGTAAAGAATTTCTTGACAGGTTTGAATTTAGAACGATTGCTGAAAATGAGATAGGTCAGGCGATTAATATCGAGCACACCTGCTTTCCACCGTATGAGGCTTGCTCTCCTGAGAATATGACTTCAAGAATAAAGAAGGCACATGATTTTTTCCTTGTGGCTGTTGATAAGGAAACAGGCAAAATTGCGGGATTCTTAAATGGAATCGCAACAGATGAGACTGAATTTAAAGATGAATTCTTTACTGATGCAGGGAACCATGATGATAAAGGTGCCAATATCATGATCTGCGGACTTGACGTTCTTCCGGGTTATCAGATGAAGGGCCTTGCCAGAGAGCTGGTACGCCGCTATCAGATAAGAGAGAGGGAGAGAGGGCGTAAAAGCCTTGTGCTGACCTGTCTTGATAATAAAGTTCCTATGTACAAGAAATTTGGATTTGAAGATAAAGGAATATCTGGCTCTGTGTGGGCCGGCGAAGAATGGCATGAGATGATATGTGTTTTATAA